One part of the Bacteroidia bacterium genome encodes these proteins:
- a CDS encoding anthranilate synthase component I family protein yields MNTYPLISSYKKLLADTVTPVSLYLRLRDQFANSIMLESSDYHSQDNSYSFICFDPISSIEVKESMVYMNFPDGKKKEVELRDPQSLWPILQSYVDSFEVEELDLKFSYNGLFGYHSYDVVRHYESVDIQQYQDEAREIPDLLYQAYRFMIVIDHFKNEMYLLEHRNEEEDSQLEKIETLLKHHVLPHFSFTPVGEESSNITDQEYLNIVQKGKDHCQRGDVFQIVLSRQYAQSFEGDEFNVYRALRSINPSPYLFYCDYGSFKLMGSSPEAQLIIQDDTATIHPIAGTFKRTGNDAEDLEQAKKLFDDPKENAEHVMLVDLARNDLSRSGTDVEVNTYKEIQYYSHVIHLVSKVTAKIDENASSMKLVADTFPAGTLSGAPKHRAMQLINQYENQNRGFYGGCVGYLGFDGTFNQAIMIRSCLSKKNVLYYQAGAGIVSKSSPESELQEVHNKLGAMRNALQVAATLGDRKPSAVIQ; encoded by the coding sequence ATGAACACCTATCCTCTCATCAGTAGCTACAAAAAGCTGCTAGCAGATACAGTTACTCCCGTTAGTCTCTACCTGAGATTGAGGGACCAGTTTGCAAACTCCATCATGTTGGAGAGTTCAGATTATCATAGCCAGGATAATTCCTATTCTTTTATCTGCTTTGATCCTATCTCATCTATTGAGGTAAAAGAATCTATGGTTTACATGAATTTCCCCGATGGAAAGAAAAAAGAGGTGGAATTGAGAGATCCGCAAAGTCTATGGCCAATTTTACAAAGCTATGTGGATAGTTTCGAAGTAGAGGAATTGGACCTGAAATTCAGTTACAATGGCCTTTTTGGCTACCATAGTTATGATGTGGTTCGACATTATGAAAGTGTCGATATCCAGCAGTATCAGGATGAAGCCAGAGAGATTCCGGATCTCCTGTATCAGGCCTATCGCTTTATGATCGTCATCGACCATTTCAAAAATGAAATGTACCTGCTGGAACATAGAAATGAGGAAGAAGATTCTCAGTTGGAGAAAATTGAGACCCTGCTGAAACACCATGTTTTGCCTCATTTTAGCTTTACGCCTGTAGGAGAGGAGTCCAGTAATATCACGGATCAGGAATACCTTAACATCGTACAAAAAGGCAAAGACCATTGCCAGAGAGGAGATGTCTTTCAGATCGTACTTTCCCGTCAGTATGCCCAAAGTTTTGAAGGGGATGAGTTTAATGTCTATCGTGCACTTCGATCCATCAATCCTTCACCTTACCTCTTCTACTGTGATTATGGATCATTCAAACTCATGGGTTCCTCTCCGGAAGCGCAATTGATCATTCAGGACGATACCGCGACTATCCATCCCATTGCAGGAACTTTTAAAAGAACCGGCAATGATGCAGAGGATTTGGAGCAGGCGAAAAAACTCTTCGATGATCCTAAGGAAAATGCAGAGCACGTTATGCTGGTTGATTTGGCCAGAAATGATCTAAGCAGAAGTGGCACTGATGTAGAAGTAAACACTTATAAAGAAATTCAATACTATTCCCACGTCATCCATTTGGTTTCAAAAGTAACGGCCAAGATAGATGAAAATGCTTCTTCAATGAAGCTGGTAGCTGATACCTTTCCGGCAGGAACCCTTTCCGGTGCGCCTAAACACAGAGCCATGCAATTGATCAATCAGTATGAAAACCAGAATAGAGGTTTTTATGGAGGCTGCGTGGGATATCTCGGATTCGACGGAACTTTCAACCAGGCCATCATGATTCGTTCTTGCCTCAGTAAAAAGAATGTACTCTACTACCAGGCAGGTGCGGGTATCGTATCCAAATCCAGTCCGGAAAGTGAACTCCAGGAAGTTCACAACAAATTGGGAGCAATGCGAAATGCGCTTCAGGTAGCAGCAACTCTGGGAGATCGCAAACCTTCAGCTGTCATACAATAA
- the trpD gene encoding anthranilate phosphoribosyltransferase, which yields MKGILNHLFSHQTLDKQQAKEILTNIAKGGMYNNSQVAAFLTVFIMRGITVEELGGFREAMLELCIPVPLEEFDPIDLCGTGGDGKNTFNVSTLASFVTAGAGVAVAKHGNYGVSSVSGSSNVIEYLGGTFSKDIDELKRQMERSNLCFLHAQLFHPAMKNVGPIRRELGVKTFFNMLGPMVNPAFPKKQLVGVFDLQLARLYGYLYQKTDKNFVILHSLDGYDEISLTADTKYLSNEGDNLISPEMMGLNRWQAEDLHGGDTVEEAAKIFMNVLQNQATEPQKQVVIANAAMAIHCSKGISISDAVASARESLDSGKALDSFKKFIKK from the coding sequence ATGAAAGGTATATTGAATCACCTTTTCTCTCATCAGACCCTCGATAAGCAACAGGCCAAAGAAATCCTGACCAATATTGCCAAAGGAGGCATGTACAATAATTCGCAGGTGGCTGCTTTCCTGACAGTCTTCATTATGCGGGGAATTACCGTCGAAGAATTGGGAGGATTTAGAGAAGCCATGCTCGAACTTTGCATTCCCGTTCCCCTGGAAGAGTTTGATCCCATTGATCTTTGTGGAACCGGGGGAGACGGTAAAAACACCTTCAATGTATCTACCCTAGCCTCTTTTGTGACAGCAGGAGCAGGGGTAGCTGTTGCAAAACATGGCAATTATGGAGTCTCATCCGTATCTGGTTCCTCCAACGTAATCGAATACCTCGGAGGTACATTCAGCAAAGACATCGATGAATTGAAGCGACAAATGGAGCGTTCCAATCTCTGCTTCCTTCACGCCCAGCTCTTTCACCCGGCCATGAAAAACGTAGGCCCCATCCGCAGGGAACTTGGCGTAAAAACCTTCTTCAATATGCTGGGACCCATGGTAAATCCTGCTTTCCCTAAAAAACAATTGGTAGGCGTATTTGATTTGCAGTTGGCGAGGCTATATGGATATCTCTATCAGAAAACGGATAAGAATTTCGTCATTCTCCATTCTCTGGACGGTTATGATGAAATTTCCCTGACAGCTGATACGAAATACCTTTCCAATGAAGGCGACAACCTGATCAGTCCGGAAATGATGGGCCTCAATCGTTGGCAGGCAGAAGATTTGCATGGAGGAGATACCGTAGAAGAAGCAGCCAAAATCTTCATGAACGTTCTCCAAAATCAAGCTACAGAACCGCAGAAACAAGTCGTTATCGCCAACGCTGCGATGGCAATTCATTGTTCCAAAGGTATCAGCATTTCAGATGCAGTAGCCAGTGCGAGAGAATCCCTCGATAGCGGCAAGGCATTGGATAGTTTTAAGAAGTTCATCAAAAAATAG
- the trpC gene encoding indole-3-glycerol phosphate synthase TrpC, which yields MTILDEIIAHKKIEVEERKALYPIKLLEKSIYFDTPAVSMKHYVSRPDLSGIIAEIKRKSPSKGDINPFVSVEKVSIGYMQAGASALSILTDTKYFGGKNEDLTLARQMNYCPILRKEFIVDEYQILEARSIGADAILLIASALYPAELKKLAAFAKSVGLEVLMEVHDQMELDRSLNEHLDLVGVNNRNLKDFSVDIKTSLQLADQIPAEFTKVAESGISDPKEVVKLKQAGFQGFLMGQKFMETSAPHKACAKFVDELEKLLKENKVLQGK from the coding sequence ATGACCATTCTAGACGAAATAATTGCACATAAAAAGATTGAAGTAGAAGAGCGAAAAGCCCTTTATCCGATAAAATTATTGGAGAAAAGCATCTACTTCGACACTCCGGCTGTTTCGATGAAACACTATGTGAGTCGGCCCGACCTAAGCGGCATCATTGCCGAGATAAAGCGAAAATCTCCTTCTAAAGGAGATATCAATCCTTTTGTATCGGTAGAAAAGGTTTCCATTGGCTATATGCAGGCTGGAGCCTCGGCCCTTTCCATCCTCACGGATACCAAATATTTTGGTGGGAAGAATGAAGACCTGACTCTTGCTCGCCAAATGAACTATTGCCCTATTTTGAGAAAGGAGTTTATCGTCGATGAGTACCAAATCCTGGAGGCGAGATCCATAGGCGCTGATGCAATTCTCCTAATAGCTTCGGCACTTTATCCCGCAGAACTCAAGAAATTGGCGGCCTTTGCAAAATCAGTTGGGCTGGAAGTACTCATGGAAGTTCACGACCAAATGGAACTGGATCGTTCTCTCAATGAGCACCTCGATCTGGTGGGAGTAAACAATCGCAACCTTAAAGATTTTAGCGTTGACATCAAGACTTCCTTGCAATTAGCAGATCAGATTCCGGCGGAGTTTACCAAAGTTGCAGAAAGTGGAATCAGCGATCCCAAAGAGGTAGTCAAACTCAAGCAGGCAGGCTTTCAGGGATTTTTGATGGGACAAAAATTTATGGAAACCAGTGCTCCGCATAAAGCTTGTGCAAAGTTTGTTGACGAACTGGAAAAACTCCTGAAGGAAAATAAAGTATTGCAAGGAAAATGA